Proteins co-encoded in one Streptomyces sp. NBC_01283 genomic window:
- a CDS encoding helix-turn-helix transcriptional regulator gives MAPVFAHGRLRLYLLKLLDEAPRHGYEVIRLLEERFQGLYAPSAGTVYPRLAKLEAEGLVTHTTEGGRKVYAITDAGRAELADRSGELADLELEIRDSVAELAAEIRDGVRGAAGELRREMREAANEARASGGMPEGKSGAGAGSSTGTGAGTGAGTGAGTGKPFPDPSDFFDSSWGDKEGWRQAKEEFKRAKQEWKEQARRAKDETRRAREEAQRARRQAQDAQDTARAQAQEEVQRIARRVQDQVQDHFTRGDWPTGVREGLTELAKEFGDFGKDLGKDFGKDFGKDFGRKGSRSTAEEPRFTSAPEDGVPTEYVPEWAQEDTTGNPARDLDRLLDRFRDDIRDVARDHGVTEDQLRDARRHLSSAAAHIAATLRTPEG, from the coding sequence ATGGCCCCCGTGTTCGCCCACGGCCGACTGCGCCTGTACCTGCTCAAGCTCCTCGACGAGGCGCCGCGCCACGGCTATGAGGTGATCCGCCTCCTGGAGGAGCGCTTCCAGGGGTTGTACGCGCCTTCGGCCGGGACGGTCTACCCGCGCCTGGCGAAGCTGGAGGCCGAGGGCCTGGTCACGCACACCACGGAGGGCGGCCGGAAGGTGTACGCCATCACGGACGCGGGCCGCGCCGAACTGGCCGACCGCAGCGGTGAGCTGGCCGACCTGGAGCTGGAGATCCGCGATTCCGTCGCCGAGCTCGCCGCGGAGATCCGGGACGGTGTGCGGGGCGCGGCAGGTGAGCTCCGCCGTGAGATGCGGGAGGCCGCCAACGAGGCTCGCGCGTCCGGCGGGATGCCCGAGGGCAAGAGCGGCGCCGGCGCCGGATCCAGCACCGGTACGGGCGCGGGTACGGGTGCCGGTACGGGTGCCGGTACGGGCAAGCCCTTCCCCGATCCCTCGGACTTCTTCGACAGCTCCTGGGGCGACAAGGAGGGCTGGCGCCAGGCCAAGGAGGAGTTCAAGCGCGCCAAGCAGGAGTGGAAGGAGCAGGCCAGGCGGGCGAAGGACGAGACCCGCAGGGCACGCGAGGAGGCCCAGCGCGCCCGCCGCCAGGCCCAGGACGCGCAGGACACCGCGCGCGCCCAGGCCCAGGAGGAGGTGCAGCGCATCGCACGGCGCGTCCAGGACCAGGTGCAGGACCACTTCACGCGGGGTGACTGGCCGACGGGGGTCCGCGAGGGTCTGACGGAACTGGCCAAGGAGTTCGGCGACTTCGGGAAGGACCTGGGCAAGGACTTCGGCAAGGACTTCGGCAAGGACTTCGGCCGCAAGGGCTCGCGGTCCACCGCCGAGGAGCCCAGGTTCACGTCCGCCCCGGAGGACGGGGTCCCCACGGAGTACGTCCCGGAGTGGGCCCAGGAGGACACCACCGGCAACCCGGCACGTGACCTGGACCGCCTCCTGGACCGCTTCCGGGACGACATCCGTGACGTGGCCCGGGACCACGGCGTGACGGAGGATCAGCTCCGCGACGCCCGCCGTCACTTGTCGTCGGCGGCGGCCCACATCGCCGCGACACTGCGCACACCGGAGGGGTGA
- a CDS encoding NADP-dependent malic enzyme: MAAEIVNPRSDSNTGHEGAEEPFDPAFALHRGGKMAVQATVPVRDKDDLSLAYTPGVAKVCTAIAEQPELVNDYTWKSNVVAVVTDGTAVLGLGDIGPEASLPVMEGKAILFKQFGGVDAVPIALATTDADEIVETVVRLAPSFGGVNLEDISAPRCFEIERKLQERLDIPVFHDDQHGTAVVTLAALRNAARLTGRTLGELRAVISGAGAAGVAIAKFLLEAGLGDVAVADRKGVVSRDRDDLTPVKRELAEITNKAGLSGSLESALAGADVFIGVSGGTVPEPAVASMAPNSFVFAMANPNPEVHPDIAHKYAAVVATGRSDYPNQINNVLAFPGIFAGALQVRASRITETMKIAAAEALAGVVGDELSADYVIPSPFDERVAPAVTAAVAAAARAEGVARR, encoded by the coding sequence GTGGCAGCGGAGATCGTCAATCCTCGCAGCGACAGCAATACGGGTCACGAAGGCGCGGAAGAGCCCTTCGATCCGGCGTTCGCGCTGCACCGTGGCGGCAAGATGGCCGTGCAGGCCACCGTGCCCGTGCGGGACAAGGACGACCTGTCCCTGGCGTACACGCCCGGCGTCGCGAAAGTGTGCACCGCGATCGCCGAGCAGCCGGAGCTGGTGAACGACTACACATGGAAGTCGAACGTCGTGGCCGTGGTCACCGACGGCACGGCCGTGCTCGGTCTCGGTGACATCGGTCCCGAGGCCTCCCTCCCCGTGATGGAGGGCAAGGCCATTCTGTTCAAGCAGTTCGGCGGCGTGGACGCGGTTCCGATCGCGCTCGCGACGACGGACGCGGACGAGATCGTCGAGACCGTGGTGCGGCTCGCGCCGTCCTTCGGTGGTGTGAACCTCGAGGACATCTCGGCCCCGCGCTGCTTCGAGATCGAGCGCAAGCTCCAGGAGCGGCTCGACATTCCCGTCTTCCACGACGACCAGCACGGCACGGCGGTCGTGACGCTCGCCGCGCTGCGGAACGCGGCACGGCTGACCGGGCGCACGCTCGGCGAGCTGCGTGCCGTGATCTCCGGTGCCGGTGCGGCCGGGGTCGCCATCGCCAAGTTCCTGCTCGAGGCGGGCCTGGGCGATGTGGCGGTCGCGGACCGCAAGGGCGTCGTGAGCCGGGACCGCGACGACCTCACGCCGGTCAAGCGTGAGCTCGCGGAGATCACCAACAAGGCCGGGCTCAGCGGTTCGCTGGAGAGCGCCCTCGCGGGTGCCGACGTGTTCATCGGCGTCTCGGGCGGCACCGTCCCCGAGCCCGCGGTCGCCTCCATGGCGCCGAACTCGTTCGTGTTCGCCATGGCCAACCCGAACCCCGAGGTGCACCCGGACATCGCCCACAAGTACGCGGCGGTCGTCGCGACGGGCCGTTCGGACTACCCGAACCAGATCAACAACGTGCTCGCCTTCCCCGGCATCTTCGCGGGCGCGCTGCAGGTGCGGGCCTCCCGCATCACCGAGACGATGAAGATCGCCGCCGCCGAGGCGCTGGCCGGCGTGGTGGGCGACGAGCTCTCCGCCGACTACGTGATCCCCTCGCCGTTCGACGAGCGGGTCGCCCCGGCGGTCACCGCGGCTGTTGCGGCGGCCGCTCGTGCCGAAGGTGTGGCTCGCCGCTGA
- the sodN gene encoding superoxide dismutase, Ni, with product MLSRLFAPKVKVSAHCDLPCGVYDPAQARIEAESVKAVQEKMAANDDAQFQTRAIGIKEQRAELAKHHVSVLWSDYFKPPHFEKYPELHQLVNDTLKALSAAKGSSDPATGQKALDYIAQIDKIFWETKKA from the coding sequence ATGCTTTCCCGCCTGTTTGCCCCCAAGGTAAAGGTCAGCGCCCACTGCGACCTCCCCTGCGGCGTGTACGACCCGGCCCAGGCCCGCATCGAGGCGGAGTCGGTCAAGGCCGTCCAGGAGAAGATGGCCGCCAACGACGACGCGCAGTTCCAGACGCGCGCCATCGGCATCAAGGAGCAGCGCGCGGAGCTCGCCAAGCACCACGTGTCGGTGCTCTGGAGCGACTACTTCAAGCCCCCGCACTTCGAGAAGTACCCGGAGCTGCACCAGCTGGTCAACGACACCCTGAAGGCCCTCTCGGCCGCCAAGGGCTCGTCGGACCCGGCCACGGGCCAGAAGGCGCTGGACTACATCGCCCAGATCGACAAGATCTTCTGGGAGACCAAGAAGGCCTGA
- a CDS encoding helix-turn-helix domain-containing protein translates to MTEATDLAERAGDRDPRVGLRAVSALRRLVEQLEAVQVRSARRQGWSWQGIAAELGVSRQAVHKKYGRQ, encoded by the coding sequence ATGACCGAAGCTACGGATCTCGCCGAGCGTGCGGGTGACCGTGACCCACGAGTCGGACTGCGAGCCGTCTCCGCGCTGCGGAGGCTGGTGGAGCAGTTGGAGGCCGTGCAGGTGCGCAGCGCGCGTCGGCAGGGCTGGTCGTGGCAGGGGATCGCCGCGGAGCTCGGAGTGAGCAGGCAGGCCGTGCACAAGAAGTACGGGAGGCAGTGA
- a CDS encoding trans-aconitate 2-methyltransferase codes for MTETVSGTDWRGWQDSWDRQQEWYLPDREERFRVMLDMVEAVVGTEPRVLDLACGTGSITDRLLKRFPDAVSTGVDLDPALLAIAEGTFAGDDRVTFVTADLKDPGWTAQLPYDSYDAVLTATALHWLHSEPLTTLYGQIAGLVRDGGVFMNADHMPDPATPRLNDADRAQRHARMDRAKAEGALDWRDWWELAAKDPVLAGPTAKRFEIYGEHADGDTPSPEWHARTLRDAGFGEARTVWSSPSDAMVLGLK; via the coding sequence ATGACGGAAACGGTGTCCGGGACCGACTGGCGTGGCTGGCAGGACAGCTGGGACCGGCAGCAGGAGTGGTACCTGCCCGACCGCGAGGAGCGGTTCCGGGTCATGCTGGACATGGTCGAGGCCGTCGTCGGCACCGAGCCGCGCGTCCTCGACCTCGCGTGCGGTACGGGGAGTATTACGGACCGGCTGCTCAAGAGGTTCCCGGACGCGGTCAGCACGGGCGTCGACCTCGACCCCGCGCTCCTCGCCATTGCCGAGGGCACCTTCGCCGGGGACGACCGCGTCACGTTCGTGACCGCCGACCTCAAGGACCCCGGGTGGACGGCGCAGCTCCCGTACGACTCCTATGACGCCGTCCTCACCGCCACCGCCCTGCACTGGCTGCACAGCGAGCCCCTCACCACCCTCTACGGCCAGATCGCGGGGCTCGTCAGGGACGGCGGCGTCTTCATGAACGCCGACCACATGCCCGACCCCGCGACGCCCCGCCTGAACGACGCCGACCGGGCCCAGCGGCATGCCCGCATGGACCGGGCGAAGGCCGAGGGTGCCCTGGACTGGCGTGACTGGTGGGAGCTGGCCGCCAAGGACCCGGTCCTCGCCGGGCCCACCGCCAAGCGCTTCGAGATCTACGGCGAGCACGCGGACGGCGACACCCCCTCGCCCGAGTGGCACGCACGGACCCTGCGCGACGCGGGCTTCGGCGAGGCCCGGACGGTGTGGTCCTCGCCGTCGGACGCGATGGTGCTCGGCCTGAAGTGA
- the sodX gene encoding nickel-type superoxide dismutase maturation protease — protein sequence MPELSQESERRRAILPLGAAEVTGPSMVPTLYHGDRLVVQWGARVRAGDVVVLRHPFQQDLLVVKRAAGRRDGGWWVLGDNTYAGGDSTDYGTVPEELVLGKVWFRYRPPRFRSGQRSPFSLLRWAVSAARPVLPDRSVSRRLRAR from the coding sequence ATGCCGGAGCTGTCGCAGGAGAGCGAACGGAGAAGGGCCATCTTGCCGTTGGGCGCGGCCGAGGTGACCGGCCCTTCGATGGTGCCCACGCTGTACCACGGGGACCGTCTGGTGGTGCAGTGGGGCGCACGCGTCCGAGCGGGTGACGTGGTGGTGCTCCGCCATCCGTTCCAGCAGGACCTGTTGGTCGTCAAGCGCGCCGCCGGGCGGCGCGACGGTGGCTGGTGGGTGCTCGGGGACAACACGTACGCGGGCGGGGACAGCACGGACTACGGCACGGTGCCCGAGGAACTCGTCCTGGGGAAGGTGTGGTTCCGCTACCGCCCGCCCCGGTTCAGGTCCGGTCAGCGCTCGCCGTTCAGCCTGCTGCGCTGGGCCGTGTCGGCCGCGCGGCCGGTGCTGCCCGACCGCTCCGTCTCCAGGCGTTTGCGGGCGCGGTAG
- a CDS encoding ABC transporter substrate-binding protein, with the protein MTARSICRTTAGKSAKSRMATVGAIAVAGALLLTGCGDQTKSKDEGGEKVSNAPLADKLPKEIRDAGVIKVGSDIAYPPVEFKDKSGKTVGIDPDLGDALGKQLGVEFQFDNGTFDTLLGGLRSKRYDLAMSAMTDTKNRQEGVDEETGKKIGTGVDFVDYFTAGVSIYTKKGDDQGIKTWADLCGKKIVVQRGTVSHDLAKAESKKCKGGKKIAIESFDNDQQAQTRLRSGGADAGSSDFPVAAYAVKTSGGGKDFELVGEQVEAAPYGIAISKKNPELRDAIKAALDAIIKSGDYDKIISKWGVEDGAVKEAKINGGK; encoded by the coding sequence ATGACCGCACGCTCCATCTGTCGTACCACCGCCGGTAAGTCCGCGAAGTCCCGGATGGCCACGGTCGGCGCGATCGCGGTCGCCGGCGCGCTGCTGCTGACCGGTTGCGGTGACCAGACCAAGAGCAAGGACGAGGGCGGCGAGAAGGTGAGCAACGCTCCGCTCGCCGACAAGCTCCCCAAGGAAATCCGGGACGCCGGTGTCATCAAGGTCGGTTCGGACATCGCGTACCCGCCCGTCGAGTTCAAGGACAAGTCCGGCAAGACGGTCGGCATCGACCCCGACCTCGGCGACGCCCTGGGCAAGCAGCTCGGCGTGGAGTTCCAGTTCGACAACGGCACCTTCGACACCCTGCTCGGCGGTCTCCGCTCCAAGCGCTACGACCTGGCGATGTCGGCCATGACCGACACCAAGAACCGCCAGGAAGGCGTCGACGAGGAGACCGGCAAGAAGATCGGCACCGGCGTCGACTTCGTCGACTACTTCACGGCGGGCGTCTCGATCTACACCAAGAAGGGCGACGACCAGGGCATCAAGACCTGGGCCGACCTCTGCGGCAAGAAGATCGTCGTCCAGCGCGGCACCGTCTCGCACGACCTGGCCAAGGCCGAGTCGAAGAAGTGCAAGGGCGGCAAGAAGATCGCCATCGAGTCCTTCGACAACGACCAGCAGGCCCAGACCCGACTGCGCTCCGGCGGCGCGGACGCGGGCTCGTCCGACTTCCCGGTCGCCGCGTACGCGGTGAAGACCTCGGGCGGCGGCAAGGACTTCGAGCTCGTCGGCGAGCAGGTCGAGGCCGCTCCGTACGGCATCGCGATCTCCAAGAAGAACCCCGAGCTGCGTGACGCGATCAAGGCCGCACTCGACGCGATCATCAAGAGCGGCGACTACGACAAGATCATCTCGAAGTGGGGCGTCGAGGACGGCGCGGTCAAGGAAGCCAAGATCAACGGCGGCAAGTGA
- a CDS encoding amino acid ABC transporter permease, with translation MTTDISKKGPEDTPPSSHPEAIKAIPVRHYGRYVAAVVAIAAFAAIVYAFSQGDINWNAIPDNFFDDRILRGVRETLILTALSMLIGVVGGVILSVMRMSRNPVTSSIAWFYIWFFRGTPVLVQLFVWFNLGFVFDYVNLGPVYKDEWSDFMTPFLTALLGLGLNEAAYMAEICRAGLLSVDEGQTEASQALGMSHGKTLRRVVLPQAMRVVVPPTGNEVINMLKTTSLVAAVQYYELLRYAQDIGTSSGATVETLLLAACWYLIMTSILSVGQFYLERYYARGSSRSLPTTPFQKIKANMLSLGNRSGVGH, from the coding sequence GTGACTACCGACATCTCCAAGAAGGGCCCGGAGGACACACCCCCGTCCTCCCACCCTGAGGCCATCAAGGCCATCCCCGTCCGGCACTACGGCCGGTACGTCGCCGCGGTCGTCGCCATCGCCGCTTTCGCCGCGATCGTCTACGCGTTCTCCCAGGGCGACATCAACTGGAACGCGATCCCCGACAACTTCTTCGACGACCGCATCCTGCGGGGCGTCCGCGAGACCCTGATCCTGACCGCCCTGTCGATGCTCATCGGCGTGGTCGGCGGCGTCATCCTCTCCGTGATGCGCATGTCGAGGAACCCGGTGACCTCGTCGATCGCCTGGTTCTACATCTGGTTCTTCCGGGGCACGCCGGTCCTGGTCCAGCTCTTCGTCTGGTTCAACCTCGGTTTCGTCTTCGACTACGTGAACCTCGGCCCCGTCTACAAGGACGAGTGGTCGGACTTCATGACGCCGTTCCTGACGGCGCTGCTCGGCCTGGGTCTCAACGAGGCCGCGTACATGGCGGAGATCTGCCGCGCCGGTCTGCTCTCGGTCGACGAGGGCCAGACCGAGGCGTCCCAGGCGCTCGGCATGAGCCACGGCAAGACACTGCGCCGGGTCGTGCTCCCTCAGGCGATGCGCGTGGTCGTGCCGCCGACGGGCAACGAAGTCATCAACATGCTGAAGACGACCTCGCTGGTCGCGGCCGTCCAGTACTACGAACTCCTGCGGTACGCGCAGGACATCGGTACGTCGTCCGGCGCGACGGTGGAGACCCTGCTGCTCGCGGCGTGCTGGTACCTGATCATGACGTCGATCCTCAGCGTCGGCCAGTTCTACCTGGAGCGTTACTACGCACGCGGTTCGTCGCGCTCCCTGCCGACCACGCCGTTCCAGAAGATCAAGGCCAATATGTTGTCCCTTGGCAACCGCTCGGGAGTTGGTCACTGA
- a CDS encoding ABATE domain-containing protein — translation MELAYYSDYAVRLVNSEEPGRNKDTLTSVEAVRQLFGGSSQAARRATDSDVTRFRSVRARLRSVFEAADGGDETLAVDLLNSLLMEFPVSPQISGHDDRDDEGNPLWHMHLADHPSNATSGYAAIAAMGLAFHLTEHGVDRLGLCEAAPCRNAYLDTSTNRSRRYCSDRCATRANVAAYRARKRLETERSGSTGRAADTAQRSRLNGER, via the coding sequence GTGGAACTGGCCTATTACTCGGACTACGCCGTACGTCTGGTCAACAGCGAGGAGCCGGGTCGCAACAAGGACACGCTGACGTCGGTCGAGGCGGTCCGTCAGCTGTTCGGAGGCAGTTCGCAGGCGGCTCGTCGCGCCACGGACTCCGACGTCACCCGCTTCCGCTCGGTGCGGGCGAGGCTCAGGTCGGTCTTCGAGGCGGCCGACGGCGGCGACGAGACCCTCGCGGTCGACCTGCTGAACTCACTCCTGATGGAGTTCCCGGTCAGCCCGCAGATCTCGGGCCACGACGACCGGGACGACGAGGGCAACCCGCTGTGGCACATGCACCTGGCGGACCACCCGTCGAACGCGACCTCGGGGTACGCCGCGATCGCCGCGATGGGCCTCGCCTTCCACCTCACCGAGCACGGGGTGGACCGTCTCGGCCTGTGCGAGGCAGCGCCCTGCCGCAACGCCTATCTCGACACGTCGACGAACCGCTCCCGACGTTACTGCTCGGACCGCTGTGCGACCCGCGCCAATGTCGCCGCCTACCGCGCCCGCAAACGCCTGGAGACGGAGCGGTCGGGCAGCACCGGCCGCGCGGCCGACACGGCCCAGCGCAGCAGGCTGAACGGCGAGCGCTGA
- a CDS encoding LysE family translocator, with protein MLTSALAFAGVAAIINVTPGLDTLLVLRTSVAHGRDGGLAAALGILTGCLAWGAATAIGLTALLTASRFAYDALRIGGAVYLAWLGGTALWRARRRAGEGAAEAQDGEAASPVTPRNRWAAFRAGLGTNLLNPKAGLFYMSLIPQFIPAGAPVFSATLLLTAIDVAELALWYWLVTHAASALGERIRRPAFRRRLEQFSGVAFLGFAANLALHDRA; from the coding sequence ATGCTCACCTCCGCACTCGCGTTCGCGGGCGTCGCCGCGATCATCAACGTCACGCCGGGCCTGGACACGCTCCTGGTCCTGCGCACCTCCGTGGCGCACGGCCGTGACGGTGGTCTCGCCGCCGCGCTCGGCATCCTCACCGGCTGCCTGGCCTGGGGTGCGGCGACGGCGATCGGCCTGACGGCACTCCTGACGGCGTCCCGTTTCGCGTACGACGCCCTGCGCATCGGGGGCGCCGTCTACCTGGCGTGGCTGGGAGGCACGGCGCTGTGGCGGGCCCGCCGCCGGGCGGGGGAGGGGGCGGCGGAGGCGCAGGACGGGGAAGCGGCCTCGCCCGTCACTCCCCGCAACCGCTGGGCCGCCTTCCGCGCCGGCCTCGGCACGAATCTGCTCAACCCCAAGGCCGGGCTGTTCTACATGAGCCTGATCCCGCAGTTCATCCCGGCGGGCGCCCCCGTCTTCAGCGCGACTCTGCTGCTCACGGCCATCGACGTGGCCGAGCTCGCGCTCTGGTACTGGCTCGTCACCCACGCGGCTTCCGCGCTGGGCGAGCGCATCCGCCGGCCGGCGTTCCGGCGCCGCCTGGAGCAGTTCAGCGGGGTGGCGTTCCTGGGCTTCGCCGCGAACCTGGCGCTGCACGATCGGGCCTGA
- a CDS encoding zinc-binding dehydrogenase, with amino-acid sequence MFAAYAARIDRDQPLSGLELGERPAPEARTGWSTVNVRAASLNHHDLWSLRGVGLAEDKLPMILGCDAAGIDEDGNEVVLHSVIGQSGYGVGHREGRSILTEKYQGTFAEQVSVPTWNVLPKPKELSFAEAACLPTAWLTAYRMLFTNAGVRPGDSVLVQGAGGGVATAAIVLGKAAGLRVFATSRDEAKRKRALELGAVEAVESGARLPQRVDAVIETVGAATWSHSIKSLKPGGTLVISGATSGDRPSHAELTRVFFLELKIVGSTMGSKDELEDLLSFCAATGVRPVIDEVLPLDRAREGFERIESGDVFGKVVLEV; translated from the coding sequence ATGTTCGCCGCCTACGCCGCCCGCATCGACCGTGACCAGCCGCTCAGCGGCCTTGAGTTGGGGGAGCGCCCCGCCCCCGAGGCCCGCACCGGCTGGTCGACCGTGAACGTCCGGGCCGCCTCCCTCAACCACCACGACCTCTGGTCCCTGCGCGGGGTCGGCCTCGCCGAGGACAAGCTGCCGATGATCCTCGGCTGTGACGCCGCGGGGATCGACGAGGACGGCAACGAGGTCGTCCTGCACTCCGTCATCGGCCAGAGCGGATACGGGGTCGGCCACCGTGAGGGCCGCTCCATCCTCACCGAGAAGTACCAGGGGACGTTCGCCGAGCAGGTCTCCGTCCCCACCTGGAACGTGCTGCCGAAGCCGAAGGAGCTGTCGTTCGCCGAGGCGGCCTGCCTGCCGACCGCGTGGCTCACCGCCTACCGCATGCTCTTCACCAACGCCGGTGTACGTCCCGGGGATTCGGTGCTCGTCCAGGGCGCGGGCGGCGGCGTCGCCACCGCAGCGATCGTGCTCGGCAAGGCGGCGGGCCTGCGGGTCTTCGCCACGAGCCGTGACGAGGCCAAGCGGAAGCGGGCCCTTGAGCTGGGTGCGGTGGAGGCCGTCGAGTCCGGCGCGCGGCTGCCGCAGCGGGTGGACGCCGTCATCGAGACGGTGGGGGCGGCGACGTGGTCGCACTCCATCAAGTCCCTGAAGCCGGGCGGCACTCTGGTGATCTCCGGCGCGACGAGCGGCGACCGGCCCTCGCATGCGGAGCTGACCAGGGTCTTCTTTCTGGAGCTGAAGATCGTCGGTTCGACGATGGGATCCAAGGACGAACTGGAGGACCTGCTCTCCTTCTGCGCCGCCACGGGTGTGCGCCCCGTCATCGACGAGGTCCTCCCCCTGGACCGGGCACGCGAGGGCTTCGAGCGCATCGAGTCCGGCGACGTGTTCGGAAAGGTCGTGCTGGAGGTCTGA
- a CDS encoding amino acid ABC transporter ATP-binding protein, translating to MTTAMVKSEGVHKSFGNVEVLKGIDLEVKSGEVFCLIGPSGSGKSTFLRCINHLEKINAGRLYVDGELVGYRQKGDKLYELKDSEVALKRRDIGMVFQRFNLFPHMTALENVMEAPVQVKGETKSAARDRAGQLLERVGLADKAKNYPSQLSGGQQQRVAIARALAMEPKLMLFDEPTSALDPELVGDVLDVMRDLAESGMTMIVVTHEMGFAREVGDSLVFMDEGVVVESGHPRDVLTNPQHERTQSFLSKVL from the coding sequence ATGACGACCGCCATGGTGAAGTCCGAAGGCGTCCACAAGTCGTTCGGCAACGTCGAGGTCCTCAAGGGCATCGACCTGGAGGTCAAGTCGGGCGAGGTCTTCTGCCTCATCGGCCCGTCCGGCTCCGGCAAGTCGACGTTCCTGCGCTGCATCAACCACCTGGAGAAGATCAACGCCGGGCGGCTGTACGTGGACGGCGAGCTGGTCGGCTACCGGCAGAAGGGCGACAAGCTGTACGAGCTCAAGGACAGCGAGGTAGCCCTCAAGCGCCGGGACATCGGCATGGTCTTCCAGCGCTTCAACCTGTTCCCGCACATGACGGCGCTCGAAAACGTCATGGAGGCGCCGGTCCAGGTCAAGGGCGAGACGAAGTCGGCGGCGCGGGACCGCGCCGGGCAGCTCCTGGAGCGGGTGGGCCTCGCCGACAAGGCGAAGAACTACCCCTCGCAGCTCTCGGGCGGACAGCAGCAGCGCGTGGCCATCGCCCGCGCGCTCGCGATGGAACCGAAGCTGATGCTCTTCGACGAGCCGACGTCGGCGCTCGACCCGGAGCTGGTCGGTGACGTCCTCGACGTCATGCGCGACCTCGCCGAGTCCGGCATGACGATGATCGTCGTGACGCACGAGATGGGCTTCGCGCGCGAGGTCGGCGACAGCCTCGTCTTCATGGACGAGGGCGTGGTGGTCGAGTCCGGCCACCCGCGTGACGTCCTGACGAACCCGCAGCACGAGCGGACGCAGTCGTTCCTCTCGAAGGTGCTGTAA
- a CDS encoding Clp protease N-terminal domain-containing protein yields the protein MFERFTKDARAVVKGAVEHAEGEGAASVDDGHMLLALLDREASRASFALASLGATRRRGSIEDALGEARRRGGLSQADTEALAGLGIDVSEIVTRVEEAHGVGALAGGGRSGGGKAAGRRSGRGWSGHRPFTREAKDTLEKSLRIATARRDRHIGDEHILFALTVRPGPVGEVLADHGVTHESVERVLYGTGTGSGADTE from the coding sequence ATGTTCGAGCGGTTCACGAAGGACGCCCGCGCCGTGGTCAAAGGCGCGGTCGAGCATGCCGAGGGCGAGGGCGCCGCATCCGTCGACGACGGGCACATGCTCCTCGCGCTGCTCGACCGCGAGGCGAGCCGGGCGTCCTTCGCCCTGGCCTCGCTCGGGGCCACGCGCCGCCGGGGCTCGATCGAGGACGCACTGGGCGAGGCGCGGCGCCGAGGGGGCCTCTCGCAGGCCGACACGGAGGCACTGGCCGGACTCGGCATCGACGTCTCCGAGATCGTTACCCGGGTCGAAGAGGCCCATGGCGTGGGCGCGTTGGCGGGCGGCGGCAGGTCGGGCGGCGGCAAGGCGGCCGGGCGCCGGTCCGGCCGAGGCTGGAGCGGCCACCGGCCCTTCACCCGCGAAGCCAAGGACACCCTGGAGAAGTCCCTGCGCATCGCCACCGCGCGCCGGGACCGGCACATCGGCGACGAGCACATCCTGTTCGCCCTGACCGTCCGCCCCGGCCCCGTCGGCGAGGTCCTCGCGGACCACGGCGTGACCCACGAGTCGGTGGAGAGGGTGCTGTACGGCACCGGCACCGGAAGCGGCGCCGACACCGAGTAG